In Pseudodesulfovibrio sp. S3, one DNA window encodes the following:
- the mutY gene encoding A/G-specific adenine glycosylase, protein MNGISFTRQLLDWYDANGRNLPWRQRPEPYAVWVSEIMAQQTQIDRVVDYHARWMQRFPDIPALANASEDEVLNLWEGLGYYTRARNMHKTAILIQAEFGGIFPSDFADIRSLPGVGDYTAGAVASIAFGQSEPAVDANVLRVFARLLDVAESVRDKAGRNPIEKQVRRLIPDDRPGDFNQAVMELGALVCRKSPHCGRCPVQDHCQALGAGTVALRPVLPASREILRINMATGVLVHQGRMLIQKRKPGDVWPGLWEFPGGGIEEGETPEQAVVREFMEEVELTVRPVEKITVIKYNYTRYRVTMHCFLCRVIGNEAQPVFNEAVEGGFMAPDDLKNFAFPSGHRKLAVFMQSDDRFASLFPAF, encoded by the coding sequence ATGAACGGGATATCATTCACTCGGCAACTGCTCGACTGGTACGACGCCAATGGTCGGAACCTGCCCTGGCGGCAGCGTCCGGAACCTTATGCTGTCTGGGTTTCCGAGATCATGGCCCAGCAGACCCAGATCGATCGTGTGGTGGATTACCATGCCCGGTGGATGCAGCGGTTTCCCGACATTCCGGCCCTTGCCAATGCCAGTGAAGATGAGGTTCTGAATCTGTGGGAAGGGCTTGGCTACTACACGCGCGCCCGGAACATGCACAAAACGGCCATACTCATTCAGGCCGAGTTTGGTGGAATATTCCCTTCGGATTTTGCGGATATCCGTTCCCTGCCCGGTGTGGGCGACTACACGGCCGGGGCTGTGGCCAGTATCGCCTTCGGGCAGTCCGAGCCAGCCGTGGATGCCAACGTACTCCGGGTGTTCGCCAGGCTCCTCGATGTGGCTGAGTCTGTCCGGGACAAGGCCGGACGCAACCCTATCGAAAAGCAGGTCAGACGACTTATCCCGGATGATCGGCCCGGAGACTTCAATCAGGCTGTCATGGAGCTGGGCGCTTTGGTGTGCCGCAAGAGCCCCCATTGCGGGAGATGTCCCGTTCAGGATCATTGTCAGGCATTGGGGGCAGGCACAGTGGCCCTCAGGCCGGTCCTGCCTGCCTCCAGAGAAATCCTTCGCATCAACATGGCCACGGGCGTGCTCGTGCATCAGGGGAGGATGCTCATTCAGAAGCGCAAGCCCGGCGATGTGTGGCCCGGTCTGTGGGAATTCCCCGGCGGGGGCATTGAGGAGGGGGAAACTCCTGAGCAGGCCGTGGTTCGCGAATTCATGGAAGAGGTGGAACTGACGGTCAGGCCTGTGGAGAAGATCACGGTGATCAAGTATAACTACACCCGTTATCGTGTGACCATGCATTGCTTTTTGTGCCGGGTGATCGGCAATGAGGCACAGCCTGTCTTCAACGAGGCAGTGGAAGGCGGTTTCATGGCTCCCGACGACTTGAAGAATTTTGCCTTTCCTTCCGGGCATCGAAAGCTGGCGGTGTTCATGCAGTCTGATGACCGATTTGCCTCTCTCTTCCCTGCTTTCTGA
- a CDS encoding NFACT RNA binding domain-containing protein — protein sequence MEANFFRFLCAELGSTLTGRRIDKVFSPMPGTWVLNIQNTGEPLHLLFRPAKLAGHLFLSAVKPANPATAPAMAMWFRKRLRNRKILAVHQDWPSLRLALELTPRTDPDGKTFLVLDCRTGMTLADDLDQGFGQQPEWPALEDVRHDPDIWRSYPHISPLLRKAVGALPEDEAHSLYFTVATGGSSTFHLPRTKDGWAPPLAWTASGEEECFASALDAANAYGERTLFPLLEMEEDKPQATLLKRGKKKIQRSLARLDQEEARLTQLSTEQIKAEALQAELYRFKDSVGLEEITVIHPVHESMTVPLNPFLSPTENMENYFKLASKAQRGFPHLKRRRRLLLAQLEQAENGTLEVHPAVAQNTAPPADGPTVLPKRYRGLAVALFRSTDGFTIIRGKNKKANHDMLSKAASPFDYWFHAEDGPSSHVILKRDHPSQEVPDTTLTEAAILCGLKSYRKDDGKADIMYALVKDVRKVKGFNLGQVVVDRKLGTLRVDLDAALENALS from the coding sequence ATGGAAGCCAATTTCTTCCGCTTCCTTTGCGCCGAACTCGGGTCTACGCTGACCGGTCGCCGAATCGACAAGGTCTTCTCTCCCATGCCCGGAACCTGGGTCCTGAATATCCAGAACACGGGCGAGCCGTTACATCTGCTCTTCAGGCCCGCCAAATTGGCGGGCCATTTATTTTTATCCGCCGTCAAACCGGCCAATCCGGCGACGGCTCCTGCCATGGCCATGTGGTTCCGCAAACGGCTCAGAAACCGCAAAATCCTGGCCGTCCACCAGGACTGGCCATCCTTGCGCCTAGCTCTTGAGTTGACACCCAGAACCGACCCTGACGGCAAGACATTCCTGGTCCTCGACTGCCGGACAGGAATGACCCTTGCCGACGATTTGGACCAGGGGTTCGGACAACAGCCCGAATGGCCCGCCCTGGAAGACGTCCGGCACGACCCGGACATCTGGCGCAGCTATCCGCACATTTCGCCGCTGCTGCGCAAGGCCGTCGGCGCACTTCCCGAGGACGAGGCGCATTCTCTCTACTTCACCGTGGCCACCGGCGGCAGCAGCACCTTCCACCTTCCTCGGACCAAAGACGGCTGGGCGCCACCGCTGGCCTGGACTGCCAGCGGAGAGGAAGAATGCTTTGCTTCGGCCCTGGACGCAGCCAACGCCTACGGCGAACGCACGCTGTTTCCCCTTCTTGAGATGGAAGAGGACAAACCTCAGGCCACCCTCCTCAAGCGTGGCAAAAAGAAAATCCAACGGAGCCTGGCCCGCCTGGACCAGGAAGAGGCCCGCCTGACCCAACTCTCGACCGAACAGATCAAGGCCGAGGCATTACAGGCCGAACTCTACCGGTTCAAGGACAGCGTGGGACTTGAAGAGATTACGGTCATCCATCCGGTACACGAGAGCATGACGGTACCGCTCAATCCGTTTCTTTCTCCCACCGAGAACATGGAGAATTACTTCAAACTGGCGAGTAAGGCCCAACGAGGATTCCCCCATCTCAAGCGCCGTCGCCGCCTGCTGCTTGCGCAACTCGAACAGGCCGAAAACGGCACCCTCGAGGTGCACCCAGCCGTAGCCCAGAACACCGCCCCTCCTGCGGACGGCCCCACAGTCCTGCCCAAACGGTACAGGGGGCTGGCCGTGGCCCTGTTCCGCTCCACCGATGGTTTCACCATCATCCGGGGCAAGAACAAGAAAGCCAACCACGACATGCTGAGCAAGGCGGCCAGTCCTTTCGACTACTGGTTCCATGCCGAGGACGGTCCCAGCTCTCACGTCATCCTGAAACGTGACCATCCGAGCCAGGAAGTGCCGGACACCACATTAACCGAGGCCGCCATCCTGTGCGGACTGAAAAGTTACCGCAAGGACGACGGCAAAGCGGACATCATGTACGCCCTGGTCAAGGACGTACGAAAGGTCAAGGGATTCAACCTCGGACAGGTGGTCGTGGACCGCAAGCTCGGCACCCTGCGCGTGGACCTTGATGCTGCCCTGGAAAACGCGCTCAGCTGA
- the dksA gene encoding RNA polymerase-binding protein DksA has translation METNDLKYFKETLNGMLDDILKKSEATIEDMTESGEVYADPADRATAESDRAFTLRLRDRERKLIKKIQKAINRIEDGEFGICTDCGDDIAIPRLKARPMTTLCINCKSKQEEDEAVRGD, from the coding sequence ATGGAAACGAATGATCTGAAGTACTTTAAGGAAACCCTGAACGGAATGCTCGATGATATCCTCAAGAAAAGCGAGGCTACCATTGAAGACATGACGGAATCAGGTGAAGTGTATGCCGACCCCGCAGACAGGGCGACCGCTGAAAGCGATCGGGCCTTTACCTTGCGTCTGCGCGACCGGGAACGAAAACTGATCAAAAAGATACAGAAAGCCATCAACCGTATCGAAGACGGCGAATTCGGCATTTGCACGGATTGCGGCGATGACATAGCCATTCCGCGCCTGAAAGCCAGACCCATGACCACGCTCTGCATCAACTGCAAGAGCAAACAGGAAGAAGACGAGGCCGTTCGCGGCGACTAG